The Vibrio sp. NTOU-M3 genomic sequence CTACCCATAGATGTTTATCAAAGTGAAATGAGAGATAAAATAGGATTTAATATCTATTGGTCTCATCCTTCTCTAGTCCAACAAGGAAGTAAAAATGGAACCTTTGCCAGTACAATTAATGTAGAAGGTGATAGGTTTATAGATAAAGTTAAATATTGGTTTAAGTGTTACCACAAACAGTATGTTTGGAGTCATGTGAATAAGCGTGTTTTAAGAGTGTTTGAAAATGTTAAGCACCATAAGTAAAGATAAAATAACCTCTTTTATTTTTTATCTTCCTATTCTTTGGATAAGTACAGGAATGTTATGGGATGGGGATGGAGATATGCGTTTAGTCCCCATCGTGCTATTTGTCGTAATGATATCTTTATTTTTGTTTAAGTTCGAAAATATTAAGATTAACTTTAAGAATAATTTTTGGATAAAATTGTTACTAATTAGTGCTAGCTTTGGCGGAGTATGTTATTTATATTACGGATTTGACTCTCGAGAATTAAGAGCTACATTGGTTGTTTTTTTTATTTTTCTTGTAACTCCAATTCATTTTTTTTCAATAAAGACTATACAAATCTTTATTTTTATTGCATCTCTAACATGCGCATTATATGTTTTTAATTATCAGTTTTTAAATCATAGTTCTCGTGCTGTTTGGCCTATAAATGCAATACCTTTTGCCACGATATCAGGTTTAATATCTATAGTTTCCTTTGTGTTTTTATTACATAAAAATACAAATAATTTCAAATTATTGACTTCAATGATATTATCATTTAGTGGGGTTGTATTAAGTCAATCAAGAGGACCTTTGCTTTCAATAATGTTTGTTTTTTTCTCTATTGCATTATTGTTTCTTTTTGTTAAAAATAAAAAACATACAGTATGGTTGCTTTTTATTTTTATCTTTCTTGGATTTAGTTTAACTAAAATTCCTTTAATTAGTCAAAGGTTAGAGAGTACTTATAGCGAATACCATAAAATAAAAAATGGTGATCTTAATACATCAATAGGTATTCGGTTACAAATGCAAAAAATTGCGTTTGATCTCTGGAGAATCAAGCCAATTTTTGGGTACGGAAAAGATATTAAAAAGGAATTTAATCGGCTACAAAGTGAAAATGTAATTAACTCTCGTGTTAATTGGCTCATATCCATGACTTTTCATAACGGATATTTAGACAAATTCGTCCTCTATGGTATCCCTGGTGGTTTGATTTTTCTGAATTTCTTGTTTTATCCCATATACCTTTCTCGACAATACTCTCTAAAGGAAGGGAGTGCTCTGCTTTGGGCTCCTGCTTTATTTATGATACTTTGTAATTTGACTGATGCACCTTTTATTAATGCGCAAGCAGCTATCTACTATATGTTTATCATTGGTGCTGTGAGTATGATGCTGAAAAATGAAAAAGAGCAGAGATTGGAGAATGTATGAAGCTATTTTATTACATCAAACATGCACTATTAAATGTGGCTCCAAGTTTTTTTTATCATCACAGGAAATCACAACTAGAAACTAAGTACC encodes the following:
- a CDS encoding O-antigen ligase family protein, producing MLSTISKDKITSFIFYLPILWISTGMLWDGDGDMRLVPIVLFVVMISLFLFKFENIKINFKNNFWIKLLLISASFGGVCYLYYGFDSRELRATLVVFFIFLVTPIHFFSIKTIQIFIFIASLTCALYVFNYQFLNHSSRAVWPINAIPFATISGLISIVSFVFLLHKNTNNFKLLTSMILSFSGVVLSQSRGPLLSIMFVFFSIALLFLFVKNKKHTVWLLFIFIFLGFSLTKIPLISQRLESTYSEYHKIKNGDLNTSIGIRLQMQKIAFDLWRIKPIFGYGKDIKKEFNRLQSENVINSRVNWLISMTFHNGYLDKFVLYGIPGGLIFLNFLFYPIYLSRQYSLKEGSALLWAPALFMILCNLTDAPFINAQAAIYYMFIIGAVSMMLKNEKEQRLENV